Within Azoarcus sp. DD4, the genomic segment CAACTGCAGCAGGTCACGATTGATGTCGGCGCGTGTCGCCTTGACCACCGGCGCATGCAAGCGGACGATGAGATCGTGCGCCGGGAGGCCGCAGCGCTGGCGGCGGAATAGCTCGCGAGCGATGCGTTTCACCAGATTGCGCACGTTCGCCCGCTTGGCGAGCTTCTTGGCGACGACAACCCCCAGCCGGGCGGTTGTCAGCGCGTTGGGCCGGTAGTGCAACATGAAGTACTGCCCGCGCAATGCCCGCCGAAAAGCAAAAACGGATGAAAACTCATCCGTTTTGTGCAGTCTGTGAGCGCCAAGGAATCGTTCGTCAGCGCCCGCGGGATCGATCACCTCAGACGGCGAGGCGATGACGGCCCTTGGCACGACGGGCGCGGATCAC encodes:
- the rnpA gene encoding ribonuclease P protein component; the encoded protein is MIDPAGADERFLGAHRLHKTDEFSSVFAFRRALRGQYFMLHYRPNALTTARLGVVVAKKLAKRANVRNLVKRIARELFRRQRCGLPAHDLIVRLHAPVVKATRADINRDLLQLFGRLPRT